In the Halodesulfovibrio sp. genome, one interval contains:
- a CDS encoding LysR family transcriptional regulator has protein sequence MPKKSVRYKFWLEEDGNLLFGSGGAVLLEQIDALGSLSGASKELGMSYRRAWGRLKKLEECIGESLVTKVGGNKKGYRLTETGRRFVHSFREAEKEMDSAAAGVLTKHFGWVR, from the coding sequence ATGCCGAAAAAGAGTGTCAGATATAAGTTTTGGCTGGAAGAAGACGGAAATCTGTTGTTCGGTTCCGGCGGAGCTGTATTGCTTGAACAAATTGATGCACTGGGTTCTCTTTCAGGAGCGTCTAAAGAGCTTGGAATGTCATACAGAAGAGCGTGGGGGCGCTTGAAAAAACTTGAGGAGTGTATTGGAGAATCACTTGTTACAAAAGTTGGCGGCAACAAAAAAGGATACCGCCTTACAGAAACTGGAAGGCGGTTTGTCCATTCATTCAGAGAGGCAGAAAAAGAAATGGATTCTGCCGCAGCTGGTGTTCTTACAAAGCATTTTGGATGGGTGCGGTAG
- a CDS encoding pyridine nucleotide-disulfide oxidoreductase/dicluster-binding protein has protein sequence MEQHELRQWEAQCTQEEAPHCQARCPLHIDVRAFCKKMAAGKMNEAWAVLYKNMPIPHIAANICDGACMESCLRKDLGGSIDMPELERCCATNATKTPLMRPLPSKGKRVLILGSGLSALAAAWELAKKGISPTIYSSTPYKDAESGDITSLVPQNAFEKHKQAFEKLGVLFSEKALPENLESACSEWDAILIASPDLTKNYACELIDSKILQTKISSVFAVPPQRRVSTIERIALGKTLAFSAERSIQNVSFTAGREREGSYISRLQTAVTSISSLPRLPATPQGYDEATAMLEAGRCIQCECMQCVNNCVYLAEFKSYPKVYVRQIYNNAAIVMGTRHANKMINSCMLCGLCEEICPEDFAVQNLCLTARQDLVATSTMPPSAHEFALRDMAFANTAGMLAKNAPSASTSAFAFFPGCQLPAISPHLVESTYAYLQEALNESVGLFIHCCGAPAHWSGQKELMQATADQITSHWKNMGKPVLITGCPTCATMFAECMPHIPTRSLWAVLEETGLPPTAAAPQQKYVLHDPCSTRHDEPMRKHVRAIAEALHISTTEPTLSGSLTECCGYGGLLDSANPPLSKKASQHRADVLSQCTEDEQDVLTYCAMCRDMLFRTGKRTVHLLDLLFPDCRSTLSCCNADPAAVPVTGFSDRRENRMRLKEHLLTTIWGETTESADQDLPPITYTEQAKAAMEERRILRSDISKVVKYVETTGESLFNTKTQRHVSSFRPVSVTYWMEYTKDDSGYCIHNVWSHRMQIIPPK, from the coding sequence ATGGAACAACACGAACTACGCCAATGGGAAGCGCAGTGTACGCAAGAAGAAGCACCACACTGCCAAGCTCGCTGTCCTTTGCACATTGATGTCCGTGCCTTTTGTAAAAAAATGGCAGCAGGCAAAATGAATGAAGCTTGGGCTGTTTTGTATAAAAACATGCCTATTCCTCACATCGCCGCCAACATCTGTGATGGCGCATGTATGGAATCGTGCCTTCGTAAAGACCTTGGCGGCAGTATCGACATGCCGGAACTGGAGCGTTGCTGCGCTACAAATGCCACCAAAACTCCACTTATGCGCCCGCTTCCTTCCAAAGGTAAACGCGTCCTTATTCTCGGTAGTGGTCTCAGTGCGTTGGCTGCGGCATGGGAACTGGCTAAAAAAGGCATCAGCCCTACAATTTATTCCTCTACACCATACAAGGATGCTGAATCGGGCGATATCACATCTCTCGTTCCCCAAAATGCATTTGAAAAACACAAACAGGCATTCGAAAAACTTGGAGTCCTTTTTTCTGAAAAAGCACTGCCAGAAAACCTTGAAAGCGCCTGTTCCGAGTGGGATGCCATACTCATTGCCTCGCCTGATTTAACTAAAAATTACGCGTGTGAACTGATTGATTCAAAAATTCTTCAAACCAAAATTTCCTCTGTATTCGCCGTTCCCCCCCAGCGGAGAGTCTCAACGATAGAACGGATTGCTTTAGGCAAAACGTTAGCTTTCTCCGCAGAACGTTCGATACAGAACGTATCCTTTACCGCAGGGAGAGAACGCGAAGGGTCGTACATATCCCGCCTGCAAACTGCAGTAACCTCGATCTCTTCGCTACCCCGCCTTCCTGCAACCCCGCAGGGATACGATGAAGCGACAGCTATGCTGGAAGCTGGAAGGTGCATACAATGCGAATGTATGCAATGCGTTAACAATTGCGTGTATCTGGCAGAATTCAAAAGTTACCCCAAAGTCTATGTGCGGCAGATATATAACAATGCCGCCATTGTTATGGGAACACGACATGCCAACAAAATGATCAACTCCTGCATGTTATGTGGTCTATGCGAAGAAATTTGCCCAGAAGACTTTGCGGTACAGAATCTCTGCCTTACAGCAAGACAGGATTTAGTGGCAACTTCCACAATGCCCCCTTCCGCACATGAATTTGCGCTCCGCGATATGGCATTTGCCAATACCGCGGGTATGCTCGCAAAGAATGCACCTTCCGCTTCCACTAGCGCCTTCGCTTTTTTCCCGGGTTGCCAGCTTCCGGCAATCTCACCGCATCTTGTTGAAAGCACCTACGCTTACCTGCAAGAAGCACTTAACGAATCTGTAGGATTATTCATCCACTGTTGTGGTGCTCCGGCGCATTGGTCGGGGCAAAAAGAATTAATGCAGGCAACCGCAGATCAAATAACCAGCCACTGGAAAAATATGGGGAAACCCGTGCTCATTACCGGCTGTCCAACCTGCGCGACAATGTTTGCCGAATGCATGCCACACATACCGACTCGCTCGCTATGGGCTGTGCTGGAAGAAACAGGACTACCACCGACAGCTGCGGCTCCTCAGCAAAAGTATGTATTGCACGACCCATGTTCCACACGACACGATGAGCCGATGCGAAAACATGTGCGAGCCATTGCCGAAGCGTTGCATATTTCCACAACAGAGCCGACTCTTTCTGGATCATTAACAGAGTGCTGTGGGTACGGTGGTCTGCTTGATTCTGCAAATCCACCGCTTTCAAAAAAAGCATCGCAGCATAGGGCTGATGTTCTCTCACAATGCACTGAAGATGAACAAGACGTGCTCACCTACTGTGCAATGTGTCGTGACATGCTTTTTAGAACAGGCAAACGTACTGTACATCTTCTTGATCTGCTCTTTCCTGACTGTAGATCAACACTTTCGTGTTGCAACGCTGACCCAGCTGCGGTTCCGGTTACTGGTTTTTCAGATCGCCGTGAAAACCGTATGCGACTTAAAGAACATTTACTCACAACAATCTGGGGTGAAACAACAGAAAGCGCAGACCAAGACCTGCCGCCTATTACCTACACGGAACAGGCAAAGGCAGCGATGGAAGAACGCCGCATTCTTCGCAGCGACATAAGTAAAGTTGTGAAGTATGTTGAAACTACGGGTGAAAGCTTATTCAACACCAAAACACAACGGCACGTCAGTAGCTTCCGCCCTGTAAGCGTTACCTACTGGATGGAGTACACCAAAGATGACAGCGGGTATTGTATCCACAACGTATGGTCACACCGGATGCAAATCATCCCTCCTAAATAA
- a CDS encoding molybdopterin-binding protein, protein MQAVPVQNSIGMVLCHDITRIVPGESKGPAFKKGHIVTEEDIPTLLDIGKEHLYVLDLSENQIHENEAAFRIAKAVSGPGITLSDVSEGRVNLIADKGLLTIDVEKVNEINAIEEIVLSTMHTGLHVLSERPVAGTRIVPLVTDRAKVEEVEAVCANSGPVIQVKPFKHHKVGVVTTGSEVYNGRITDKFGPVIRKKFHALGSNVVEQVFVPDDQQMTTDAINTFLDSGVDFVVVTGGMSVDPDDRTPASIRDTGADVVTYGSPTFPGAMFMLAYKDNRPIIGLPGCVMYYRASIFDLIVPRILAGETITRKDITDLGHGGFCAGCETCHFPLCSFGK, encoded by the coding sequence ATGCAGGCAGTTCCAGTTCAAAATTCAATCGGTATGGTTCTCTGTCACGACATCACCCGCATCGTTCCGGGCGAAAGCAAAGGTCCTGCTTTTAAAAAAGGGCACATCGTAACGGAAGAAGATATTCCTACTCTTCTCGATATCGGTAAAGAACATCTTTATGTTCTGGATCTCTCCGAAAATCAAATCCACGAAAACGAAGCGGCTTTTCGCATAGCAAAAGCTGTTTCCGGTCCCGGTATCACACTCAGTGATGTTTCCGAAGGACGCGTCAACCTTATCGCTGATAAGGGTTTGCTCACTATTGATGTCGAGAAAGTTAACGAAATTAATGCCATTGAAGAGATTGTTCTGTCTACCATGCATACCGGACTGCACGTCCTTTCTGAAAGACCGGTTGCCGGTACCCGCATTGTTCCTCTGGTTACGGATAGGGCAAAAGTTGAAGAAGTAGAAGCTGTTTGCGCCAACAGCGGTCCTGTTATTCAGGTGAAACCGTTTAAACACCATAAAGTAGGTGTGGTTACTACGGGTAGCGAAGTCTACAACGGAAGAATTACAGATAAGTTCGGGCCTGTAATCCGCAAAAAATTTCATGCACTGGGTTCCAACGTCGTGGAACAAGTTTTTGTTCCAGACGACCAGCAGATGACAACTGACGCAATCAACACGTTCCTTGATTCCGGTGTTGATTTTGTTGTTGTTACAGGTGGCATGTCTGTCGATCCAGACGACAGAACGCCAGCCAGCATCCGCGACACAGGAGCAGACGTAGTCACCTACGGCTCTCCGACCTTCCCCGGTGCCATGTTTATGCTCGCCTACAAGGATAATCGACCTATCATCGGGCTTCCCGGCTGCGTTATGTATTACCGCGCCAGTATCTTCGATCTTATCGTACCACGCATTCTCGCAGGCGAAACCATTACTCGAAAAGATATTACAGATTTAGGACACGGCGGCTTCTGTGCTGGCTGCGAAACTTGCCATTTCCCACTGTGTTCCTTTGGTAAGTAG
- a CDS encoding DUF364 domain-containing protein: MEKKMQALDSVHAKALSCWKADNLLQEKIVVSAKPLTAEEAIGKPDDMDYPIQQGKEHLIEAVFNGHKGQAFTASRGTFSGTLEEIAALPLSDDFNRAVFVATLNAVSCAQHTATNTIHCKDNAPKECAQKLSEYIKNKYDECKITIIGFQPAMAEALHTVFQVRLVDLDPQNIGLVKRGVLVEGQEKTGDAIAWADVLLVTGTTLANNSIDLFLTDKPVIFYGTTIAGAAAYMNWERFCPMSD; encoded by the coding sequence ATGGAAAAGAAAATGCAGGCATTAGATAGCGTTCACGCAAAAGCACTTTCCTGCTGGAAAGCCGACAATCTTCTACAAGAAAAAATTGTTGTTTCCGCCAAGCCTCTCACCGCTGAAGAAGCTATCGGCAAACCGGATGACATGGACTACCCCATCCAACAAGGTAAAGAACACCTCATAGAAGCAGTATTCAACGGGCATAAAGGACAAGCCTTTACTGCAAGTCGCGGCACATTCTCCGGTACGTTGGAGGAGATTGCCGCACTTCCGCTATCAGATGATTTTAACCGCGCTGTATTTGTCGCAACGCTCAATGCAGTCAGCTGCGCGCAGCATACTGCGACAAACACAATTCATTGCAAAGACAATGCACCTAAAGAATGTGCTCAAAAATTAAGCGAGTACATCAAAAACAAATATGATGAATGCAAAATCACTATCATCGGCTTTCAACCAGCCATGGCAGAAGCACTTCACACGGTGTTTCAAGTACGCCTTGTCGATCTCGACCCGCAAAACATCGGGCTGGTAAAACGCGGTGTTCTTGTTGAAGGTCAAGAAAAAACAGGCGATGCCATTGCATGGGCAGACGTACTGCTTGTAACCGGCACAACCCTTGCCAACAATTCGATTGATCTGTTTCTCACTGACAAACCGGTCATCTTTTACGGAACCACCATTGCAGGTGCAGCAGCCTATATGAACTGGGAACGATTTTGTCCTATGAGCGATTAG
- a CDS encoding DVU_1557 family redox protein has protein sequence MNTLQVLHDDFSHWTCSQCNEPLVFSAVELVYLKSNFSVELPVCPKCGFVLIPESLALEKMAEVEQLLEDK, from the coding sequence ATGAACACATTACAAGTTTTACACGACGACTTTTCACACTGGACTTGTAGTCAATGCAATGAACCGCTTGTGTTTTCAGCTGTTGAACTGGTCTACCTCAAAAGCAATTTTTCTGTAGAACTACCTGTCTGCCCCAAATGCGGTTTTGTTCTGATTCCAGAGTCACTCGCCTTGGAAAAAATGGCAGAAGTAGAACAACTGCTGGAAGATAAATGA
- a CDS encoding TOBE domain-containing protein, which yields MPKHAGSLSPHSIFTVAESLRYLEPQQLKMFLHSFDSWCAATDKQKNILSRQRMRALFLLLRYSGARLGEVLNLDDRTAFDFTRKIVTVGHDETLRDVPLEKHVSNALQEILESSMGCGLRGNFFHIDPGYVRRTFYARAMDCGLPKELATPRVLRYSRALEMMRGGVPLLVVSNVLGHLSQDVMTGLRKYTNDDVTSIVRKAHKEVQQRTSARNSFVGHVAHVIVDGVMAEVEVVTESNLSIFSVITEESLRTLRLSIGKPVVATVKAPYITLHNVNNHNSAHKRNSFTCSVERVASTQVLAEVTGHLEDGSGICALIAKNNVDLMQITTGTLVEVSFNELSVVLNSI from the coding sequence ATGCCAAAACATGCTGGAAGTCTTTCGCCGCATTCTATTTTTACCGTAGCAGAATCATTGCGTTACCTTGAACCGCAGCAACTCAAAATGTTTTTGCATTCCTTCGATTCGTGGTGTGCTGCAACAGATAAGCAAAAAAATATTTTATCACGCCAGCGGATGCGGGCACTTTTTTTACTCTTGCGTTACAGCGGGGCGCGTCTTGGAGAAGTGTTGAATCTGGATGACCGCACGGCGTTCGACTTCACGCGAAAGATCGTCACGGTGGGTCATGATGAGACATTGCGCGATGTGCCTTTGGAAAAACATGTAAGTAATGCACTGCAAGAAATATTGGAAAGTTCAATGGGCTGCGGGCTTCGCGGGAACTTTTTCCACATCGACCCCGGATATGTTCGTAGAACATTTTATGCACGCGCGATGGACTGTGGATTACCTAAAGAATTGGCAACGCCGAGGGTTCTTCGCTACAGCCGTGCGTTAGAAATGATGCGCGGTGGCGTGCCGTTACTAGTGGTGAGCAATGTGCTTGGACATTTGTCACAGGATGTAATGACAGGGCTGAGAAAATATACCAATGATGATGTTACTTCCATTGTTCGCAAAGCGCATAAAGAAGTACAGCAGCGGACGAGTGCACGTAACTCTTTTGTTGGACATGTAGCGCATGTAATTGTGGATGGCGTAATGGCTGAGGTAGAGGTTGTGACTGAGTCCAATTTGTCTATCTTTTCAGTAATAACTGAAGAAAGTTTGCGTACTTTACGCCTGAGTATCGGAAAGCCTGTTGTTGCAACGGTGAAAGCTCCGTATATAACTCTGCATAATGTAAATAATCATAACAGTGCTCATAAAAGAAATAGTTTTACATGTAGTGTTGAACGTGTTGCATCAACGCAGGTGCTCGCAGAAGTTACCGGTCACTTAGAAGATGGTAGCGGTATTTGTGCACTTATTGCTAAAAATAATGTTGATTTAATGCAAATTACAACAGGTACGCTTGTTGAAGTGTCATTTAATGAGCTATCAGTAGTGCTTAATTCGATATAG
- the modA gene encoding molybdate ABC transporter substrate-binding protein, with translation MKRLLILLIVLCSFVPAQAQDADLVIAQAANFMPAMQEIIPAFEKDSGLKVQVTYTSTGKLYGQIINGAPFDIFLAADTLRPERLYAEKIAEKPFVYAKGRVVLWTRNEHFCKKPWKEIVTNHTVSHVALANPETASYGTVTKEMLKKEQLWTAMQPKLAIGQTISQVFQYAATGAADVGFCAYSYMFTPQAKEGCYVPVNEAAPVIQKACIISGTEHLEAAETFVLYLSSPTVTAIKHKYGYE, from the coding sequence ATGAAACGATTACTCATTTTGCTCATTGTTCTTTGTAGCTTTGTCCCTGCTCAGGCTCAGGATGCCGATCTCGTGATCGCTCAGGCAGCTAACTTTATGCCCGCCATGCAAGAGATTATTCCTGCTTTTGAAAAAGATTCTGGGCTGAAAGTACAAGTAACCTACACTTCAACAGGAAAGTTGTACGGACAAATCATTAATGGCGCTCCATTCGATATTTTTCTAGCAGCCGACACGCTACGCCCTGAAAGACTATACGCTGAAAAAATTGCTGAAAAACCATTTGTATATGCAAAAGGGCGAGTTGTCCTCTGGACTCGCAATGAGCATTTCTGCAAAAAGCCATGGAAAGAAATTGTGACAAACCACACTGTCTCCCATGTTGCGCTAGCCAATCCAGAGACAGCATCATACGGCACAGTAACAAAAGAAATGTTAAAAAAAGAACAACTGTGGACAGCAATGCAGCCAAAACTTGCTATTGGTCAAACCATTTCGCAAGTATTCCAATATGCAGCCACAGGCGCAGCCGATGTCGGATTCTGTGCATACTCATACATGTTTACCCCACAAGCAAAAGAAGGCTGCTACGTCCCTGTAAACGAAGCAGCCCCTGTCATCCAAAAAGCATGTATTATCAGTGGTACCGAGCACTTAGAAGCAGCCGAAACTTTTGTACTCTATCTTAGTTCACCAACAGTCACCGCCATCAAACATAAATATGGGTACGAATAA
- a CDS encoding ATP-binding cassette domain-containing protein, translating to MTLSFSISKQLENLTVNVDAVCDTGTLTAIVGPSGSGKTTLIRMLAGLETPDSGTIQCDNTVWYSPKDNITVRPQHRHVGMVFQDYTLFPHLTVEKNIRFAAVHPDKVPDLLRNFGIDHIRHKKPCCISGGERQRAAFCQALAREPVALLLDEPFSALDVTTRRKLQELLLAIKKELQIPIIHVTHDLEEAALLGDTIIAMEHGQLSPDWLTNQLMAAKKVSETTLQKTCTQVPHTSLSQPATIHGKENAGIR from the coding sequence ATGACGCTTTCATTTTCGATTTCAAAGCAACTGGAAAATTTAACTGTCAACGTTGATGCAGTCTGTGATACGGGAACTCTTACAGCCATCGTAGGGCCTTCAGGTTCGGGAAAAACCACACTAATTCGCATGCTGGCAGGGTTAGAGACACCAGACAGTGGAACTATACAATGTGACAATACAGTCTGGTATTCCCCCAAAGACAACATTACGGTTCGCCCCCAGCATCGGCACGTTGGAATGGTGTTTCAGGATTATACGCTGTTTCCGCATCTTACTGTCGAAAAAAATATTCGGTTTGCCGCAGTACATCCTGACAAGGTTCCCGACCTGCTCCGCAATTTTGGCATTGACCATATCCGGCACAAAAAACCGTGCTGTATTTCCGGTGGAGAACGGCAGCGCGCTGCATTTTGTCAGGCATTAGCACGGGAACCCGTTGCGCTGTTACTAGATGAACCCTTTTCCGCTCTGGATGTAACGACAAGACGTAAGCTGCAAGAATTGCTATTAGCCATAAAAAAAGAGCTTCAAATTCCTATCATTCACGTAACACATGATTTGGAAGAAGCTGCACTGCTTGGTGATACGATTATTGCTATGGAACACGGGCAACTTTCGCCGGACTGGCTCACAAATCAGCTTATGGCAGCTAAAAAAGTTTCCGAAACAACTCTTCAAAAAACATGTACTCAAGTCCCACACACCTCTTTATCACAACCAGCAACCATACATGGAAAAGAAAATGCAGGCATTAGATAG
- a CDS encoding molybdopterin-dependent aldehyde oxidoreductase encodes MLKKMLHVNGVDRMVICEQDETLANVLRENLGLTSVKIGCGQGQCGSCNVVVDGKLKRTCTMKMKRVAEHTKIVTAEGVGTPEHLHPVQLAWIAHGGAQCGFCTPGFIVSSYALLLENQSPTREDVRDWFQKHRNACRCTGYKPLVDAVMDAAAVLRGEKTRDELMKDVPVEGRIMGTKYPRPTAVAKVTGTLDYGADLGLKLPADTLRCALVQAEVSHAKIISIDTSEAEKMEGVEKIITHKDVKGKNRITGLITFPSNKGDGWERPILCDEKVFQYGDAIAIVCADTEKHAKAAAEKVKVELEELPAYMSAPEAMQDDAIEIHPGTPNIYFVQKVAKGADTAPIFKEADVTVEGDYYVGRQPHMPIEPDVGFAYRNDEGKLVIHSKSIGLHLHAAMIAPGLGEELENIVMVQNPSGGTFGYKFSPTMEALVGAACMATGRPVYLNYTWYQQQTYTGKRSPFFMNVRMAATNEGKLLGLETDWSVDHGPYSEFGDLLTLRGAQFIGAGYNIDNIRGEGRTVCTNHAWGSAFRGYGSPQSEFSSEVIMDELAEKLGMDPLELRYKNVYREGSTTPTGQDPEVYSLPEIIDTIRPKYEEAKKRAAELSTPEVKRGVGIALGVYGSGLDGPDSAEAALELDEKGNITVYTTWHDHGQGADMGAMTTAHEALMPMGFPAEKIKVCLNDTSKCPNGGPAGGSRSQVVVGRAIKAAGEALVEAMKKDDGTYYTYKEMQENNIPTRVNGKWTAPCTDCDENGQGNPFACYMYGMFLAEVGVELATGKTTVEKMTAVTDIGTIMNKLVVDGQMYGGLAQAIGLALTEDFEDIKKHSTMVGAGFPYAKQIPDDMELIYIESKRPEGPFGASGVGELPLTSPHAAIVNAIYNACGVRIRALPALPEKVLAGLNK; translated from the coding sequence ATGCTAAAAAAAATGCTTCATGTTAACGGCGTAGACCGCATGGTCATCTGCGAACAAGATGAAACCCTTGCAAACGTTCTGCGCGAAAACCTTGGTCTCACCAGCGTAAAAATCGGCTGCGGACAAGGTCAGTGCGGTAGCTGTAACGTTGTTGTAGATGGCAAGCTTAAGCGCACATGTACCATGAAAATGAAGCGTGTTGCAGAGCATACTAAAATTGTCACCGCAGAAGGAGTTGGTACTCCTGAACACCTGCATCCAGTTCAGCTTGCATGGATTGCTCACGGCGGCGCACAGTGCGGTTTCTGCACACCTGGCTTTATTGTATCTTCCTATGCATTATTGCTCGAAAATCAGTCTCCAACCCGTGAAGACGTACGTGACTGGTTCCAAAAACATCGTAACGCATGTCGTTGCACAGGCTACAAACCGCTTGTAGACGCAGTTATGGATGCTGCTGCTGTATTGCGCGGCGAAAAAACTCGCGACGAGCTTATGAAAGACGTACCGGTAGAAGGTCGTATTATGGGTACAAAATACCCGCGTCCAACTGCTGTTGCCAAAGTAACCGGTACACTCGATTACGGTGCAGACCTGGGTCTCAAACTTCCTGCCGACACATTACGCTGTGCTTTGGTACAGGCAGAAGTCTCCCACGCAAAAATTATTTCTATCGACACTTCCGAAGCTGAAAAAATGGAAGGCGTTGAAAAAATTATCACACACAAAGACGTTAAAGGTAAAAACCGCATCACCGGTCTTATTACCTTCCCAAGCAACAAAGGTGATGGTTGGGAACGTCCAATTCTTTGTGATGAAAAAGTATTCCAGTACGGCGATGCTATCGCAATTGTTTGTGCTGATACTGAAAAGCATGCAAAAGCAGCAGCAGAAAAAGTCAAAGTTGAACTTGAAGAGCTGCCTGCTTACATGAGCGCTCCTGAAGCAATGCAGGACGACGCTATCGAAATTCATCCGGGTACCCCGAACATCTACTTCGTGCAAAAAGTTGCCAAAGGCGCCGACACAGCTCCTATCTTTAAAGAAGCAGATGTAACTGTTGAAGGTGACTACTACGTAGGTCGTCAGCCGCACATGCCTATCGAGCCGGACGTAGGTTTTGCATACCGTAACGACGAAGGTAAACTTGTTATTCACTCCAAATCCATCGGTCTGCACCTGCACGCTGCTATGATCGCACCGGGTCTTGGTGAAGAGCTTGAAAATATCGTCATGGTACAGAACCCGTCAGGCGGTACCTTCGGCTACAAATTCAGCCCAACCATGGAAGCACTCGTTGGTGCTGCATGCATGGCTACCGGTCGCCCTGTATACCTCAACTACACTTGGTACCAGCAGCAGACTTACACCGGTAAGCGTTCTCCATTCTTTATGAATGTTCGCATGGCTGCCACCAACGAAGGTAAACTCCTTGGTTTGGAAACAGACTGGTCTGTTGACCACGGTCCTTACTCCGAATTCGGTGATCTTCTCACCCTTCGCGGTGCTCAGTTCATCGGCGCAGGCTACAATATCGACAACATCCGTGGTGAAGGTCGTACTGTTTGTACCAACCACGCTTGGGGTTCTGCATTCCGCGGCTACGGTTCTCCGCAGTCTGAATTCTCATCCGAAGTTATTATGGATGAACTTGCAGAAAAACTTGGTATGGACCCTCTGGAACTGCGTTACAAAAACGTATACCGCGAAGGTTCCACAACTCCTACAGGTCAAGACCCTGAGGTCTACAGCCTGCCAGAAATTATCGACACAATCCGTCCTAAATACGAAGAAGCTAAAAAACGCGCAGCAGAGCTTTCCACTCCGGAAGTTAAACGCGGCGTAGGTATTGCTCTTGGTGTTTACGGTTCCGGTCTTGATGGTCCTGACTCCGCTGAAGCAGCCCTCGAACTCGATGAAAAAGGCAACATTACTGTATACACAACTTGGCACGATCACGGTCAGGGCGCAGACATGGGCGCAATGACTACCGCCCATGAAGCACTTATGCCTATGGGATTCCCTGCTGAAAAAATCAAAGTATGCCTTAACGACACCAGCAAATGCCCTAACGGCGGTCCTGCCGGTGGTTCCCGTTCTCAGGTTGTAGTTGGTCGCGCTATTAAAGCTGCCGGTGAAGCACTTGTTGAAGCAATGAAAAAAGACGACGGCACGTACTACACCTATAAAGAAATGCAGGAAAACAACATTCCAACCCGTGTTAACGGTAAATGGACTGCACCTTGTACCGATTGTGACGAAAACGGTCAGGGTAACCCATTTGCATGTTACATGTACGGAATGTTCCTTGCTGAAGTCGGCGTAGAACTTGCCACAGGTAAAACTACTGTAGAAAAAATGACCGCAGTGACAGACATCGGTACCATCATGAACAAACTGGTTGTTGATGGTCAGATGTACGGTGGTCTTGCACAGGCAATCGGTCTTGCTCTTACAGAAGACTTTGAAGACATTAAAAAGCACTCCACAATGGTCGGTGCTGGATTCCCATATGCTAAACAGATTCCAGATGACATGGAACTCATTTACATCGAATCCAAACGTCCTGAAGGTCCATTCGGCGCATCCGGTGTTGGCGAACTTCCGCTCACCAGCCCGCACGCTGCTATCGTAAACGCTATCTACAACGCTTGTGGCGTTCGTATCCGCGCTCTGCCTGCACTTCCAGAAAAAGTGCTTGCAGGACTCAACAAGTAA
- the modB gene encoding molybdate ABC transporter permease subunit: protein MTLTPLLLSAKLAFCTMLLIPFLAFPPAYFLAFSKCRGKSMLDALVTLPMVIPPTVLGFGLLVAMSPSGTVGSIWHTITGSRLIFSFAGILFASLVFNLPFAVQPLRASFEKLDKRLLESAAVLGLSPFQTFYRVIIPNCIGGIVASSILVFAHSLGEFGVILMVGGSIPGRTQVASIAIFEAVEAMRFDDALFMSATLIPVCFVFLLIINAVNRRQQS from the coding sequence ATGACGCTCACTCCACTCCTGCTTTCTGCAAAGCTGGCGTTCTGCACAATGCTGCTTATTCCCTTTTTAGCATTTCCCCCTGCTTATTTTTTAGCTTTCAGCAAATGCAGAGGAAAAAGCATGCTTGATGCACTGGTCACACTGCCAATGGTTATTCCTCCAACAGTACTTGGATTCGGTCTGCTGGTGGCAATGTCACCTTCAGGTACTGTCGGGTCAATATGGCATACCATTACTGGCAGCAGACTTATCTTCAGCTTCGCAGGAATTCTATTTGCTTCCCTTGTTTTTAATTTGCCTTTTGCTGTCCAGCCATTACGAGCGTCTTTTGAAAAGCTGGATAAACGATTATTAGAAAGCGCAGCTGTATTGGGACTATCCCCGTTTCAAACATTCTATCGTGTGATTATTCCAAACTGTATAGGCGGGATTGTAGCAAGCTCCATTCTGGTGTTTGCACACAGTCTCGGAGAATTTGGTGTCATTCTTATGGTTGGAGGAAGCATTCCGGGGCGTACTCAAGTCGCTTCAATTGCAATATTTGAAGCTGTAGAAGCTATGCGCTTTGATGATGCTCTCTTCATGTCTGCAACGCTGATTCCCGTCTGCTTTGTATTTCTTTTAATTATCAATGCAGTTAACCGGAGACAGCAATCATGA